A stretch of the Pseudalkalibacillus hwajinpoensis genome encodes the following:
- a CDS encoding MBL fold metallo-hydrolase produces MYLRTFFDEKLAQYSYMIGCQRTGEALVIDPARDVTPYLETAKKEGFHLAAAAETHIHADFVSGARQLAEKHDVKLYLSDEGDQDWKYGYLEGLNVELVTDGSIIRVGNVELRVMHTPGHTPESISFELTDRGGGSEVPMGIFTGDFVFVGDIGRPDLLEKAAGAVGTAETGAKAMFQSLQKFKELPEFLTVWPGHGAGSACGKSLGAVPQSTVGYELRNNWALKEENEGEFVKELLNEQPEAPTYFAVMKKVNKEGPNVLSGEELEKIMNVDEFRALASKDNTTIVDTRPAQDFADGHIDGAINLPFNKAFTNWSGWVLDYDHDLLLIADDEQEDEIVKALHSIGIDHIRGYASPELLSQWDDLEGYSFISTEQLNDVYDKDDVYVVDIRKENEWNAGHIPGANHHMLGYLEDQANDIPEDKTIVVHCQSGTRSAIGTSLLQSLGFKDILNYSGGFAAWEKDGDKIEK; encoded by the coding sequence ATGTATTTACGTACTTTCTTTGATGAGAAATTGGCACAGTATTCTTATATGATCGGTTGTCAACGAACTGGTGAAGCGCTTGTGATTGACCCGGCGCGTGACGTGACACCGTATTTAGAAACAGCGAAAAAGGAAGGGTTTCACCTTGCGGCCGCAGCTGAAACGCATATACACGCCGATTTTGTATCAGGCGCTAGACAATTAGCTGAAAAGCATGACGTGAAATTATATTTATCAGATGAAGGAGATCAAGATTGGAAATACGGTTATCTAGAAGGATTAAATGTCGAACTAGTAACGGACGGTTCGATTATTCGCGTTGGTAATGTAGAACTTCGCGTGATGCATACCCCAGGCCATACCCCGGAAAGCATTTCGTTCGAACTCACTGATCGCGGTGGTGGCTCAGAAGTACCAATGGGCATTTTCACAGGAGACTTTGTCTTTGTGGGTGATATTGGTCGTCCGGATTTGCTTGAAAAAGCCGCAGGCGCTGTTGGTACAGCGGAAACTGGAGCGAAGGCGATGTTCCAATCACTTCAAAAATTTAAAGAGCTACCAGAATTTCTAACGGTTTGGCCAGGACACGGTGCAGGTAGTGCTTGTGGGAAATCTCTTGGTGCTGTGCCGCAATCAACAGTGGGCTATGAGCTCCGAAATAATTGGGCTTTGAAAGAAGAGAACGAAGGGGAATTCGTTAAAGAACTATTAAACGAACAGCCAGAAGCCCCAACATACTTTGCCGTTATGAAAAAGGTGAATAAAGAAGGACCTAACGTGTTATCAGGGGAAGAACTAGAAAAGATTATGAATGTTGATGAGTTCCGTGCGCTTGCATCGAAGGACAACACAACAATCGTTGATACACGTCCTGCACAGGATTTTGCAGATGGGCATATTGATGGAGCGATTAATCTTCCATTTAATAAAGCCTTTACGAATTGGTCAGGCTGGGTTCTAGATTATGATCACGATCTTCTCCTCATTGCAGACGATGAGCAGGAAGATGAGATTGTGAAGGCCTTACATTCGATTGGCATCGACCATATACGTGGCTATGCAAGTCCAGAACTTCTTTCCCAGTGGGACGATCTAGAGGGATATTCCTTTATCTCAACGGAACAATTGAATGATGTTTATGATAAAGACGATGTTTATGTTGTAGATATTCGAAAAGAAAATGAATGGAACGCAGGCCATATTCCTGGTGCTAATCATCACATGCTTGGCTATTTAGAAGATCAGGCGAATGACATTCCAGAAGATAAAACAATCGTCGTTCACTGTCAGTCTGGCACTCGTTCAGCAATCGGAACAAGCTTACTACAATCACTCGGTTTCAAGGACATTTTAAACTATAGCGGTGGCTTTGCTGCATGGGAAAAAGATGGAGATAAAATCGAAAAATAA
- a CDS encoding RNA polymerase sigma factor has protein sequence MSFKESGDYSFEAAVSMTFETIYLMYKDPLYRFIYRYTRDEQFSIDIVQDTFVKFHKYQNRYDVSRASLKTYLFKIGYQLMINKIKRRKKWQSLLPFLVKGEESFSSDTVEKMTIQWAIKELSEKHRSVILLIYYHDMTQEETANVLDIPVGTVKSRLSTAIKHLRDLLEGQNDEITL, from the coding sequence ATGAGTTTTAAGGAAAGTGGCGATTATTCCTTCGAAGCAGCCGTATCTATGACATTTGAGACTATTTATCTTATGTACAAAGATCCGCTTTATCGATTTATCTATCGCTATACGCGGGATGAGCAGTTTAGTATCGACATTGTGCAGGATACATTCGTTAAATTCCATAAATACCAGAACCGCTATGACGTCTCAAGAGCATCGCTTAAAACGTATCTATTTAAAATCGGTTATCAGCTGATGATCAATAAAATTAAACGGAGAAAAAAGTGGCAATCACTCCTTCCCTTTCTAGTCAAGGGAGAAGAAAGTTTCTCTAGTGATACTGTTGAGAAGATGACAATTCAGTGGGCTATTAAGGAACTTTCGGAAAAACATCGGTCGGTTATCCTTCTCATCTATTATCACGATATGACTCAAGAAGAAACCGCCAACGTTCTAGATATCCCCGTTGGAACCGTTAAATCAAGATTATCTACAGCGATCAAACACTTAAGAGATTTATTGGAGGGGCAAAATGATGAAATCACACTATAA
- a CDS encoding SDR family oxidoreductase has translation MDLNLKGKSVVVTAASKGLGRASALAFAKEGAHVILSSRSDDELKKACEEIILETGNEHVTWIVCDMTKADDINRLMKFAAETNGTVDVLINNAGGPPAGGFEDFSDDDWQNAFELNLLSFVRTSRAAIPYMKENRWGRILNIASSSIKQSLDNLILSNTFRAGIVGLAKSLSQEYAEHNILVNTVGPGRIATDRVEQLDQIKAHQLGINAAELKSQAELSIPMKRYGEPDEFAKTVVFLASGANTYMTGQSLVVDGGLVKAL, from the coding sequence ATGGATCTCAATCTAAAAGGAAAATCAGTCGTCGTAACAGCTGCAAGCAAAGGACTTGGAAGAGCTTCGGCCCTTGCATTTGCGAAAGAAGGTGCTCATGTCATTTTATCAAGCAGAAGTGATGATGAACTTAAAAAGGCATGCGAAGAAATCATCTTAGAGACAGGGAATGAGCACGTTACTTGGATCGTTTGCGATATGACAAAAGCGGATGATATTAATCGATTGATGAAGTTTGCTGCGGAAACGAATGGTACAGTCGATGTGTTAATTAATAATGCGGGCGGTCCTCCAGCTGGAGGATTTGAGGATTTTAGTGATGATGATTGGCAAAATGCGTTTGAACTGAATCTATTAAGTTTTGTTCGAACGTCAAGAGCAGCCATTCCATATATGAAAGAAAATAGATGGGGAAGGATTTTGAACATTGCTTCATCCTCCATTAAACAATCACTAGATAACTTGATCCTCTCGAACACATTTCGAGCAGGAATTGTGGGACTAGCTAAAAGTCTTTCCCAGGAGTACGCAGAGCATAATATTCTTGTCAATACCGTAGGCCCAGGACGTATTGCTACGGATCGTGTGGAGCAACTTGATCAAATCAAGGCACATCAGTTAGGCATTAATGCTGCTGAATTAAAGAGTCAGGCGGAGCTATCAATCCCAATGAAACGATATGGGGAGCCTGATGAATTTGCGAAAACAGTTGTTTTTCTTGCTTCAGGAGCAAATACGTATATGACAGGCCAATCGCTCGTTGTAGACGGCGGACTTGTAAAAGCACTTTAA
- a CDS encoding proline dehydrogenase family protein, translated as MEAINKSFFLFLASRPSLDRLAKRWGSKFGADKIVGGETFEHAVPLIQNLNSQGLRVTVDHLGEFVSSEIEAKERTQECINTIRMISAHQLNSQMSLKVTSLGLDISHDLVWRNMIEIMEEAVKHDVFVTIDMEDSTRTEATLQLYKDLKRKYDNIGTVVQSYLYRSDQDLDDLNEVKPNLRLVKGAYKEAAKVAFPAKSDVDHNLKQLIKKHLLNGNFTAIASHDDAIINFTKEFVKEHDIPKDQFEFQMLYGMRSQSQLDLLAEGYAVRVYLPYGNDWYGYFMRRLAERPANIAFAFNGIFKK; from the coding sequence TTGGAAGCCATCAACAAGAGTTTTTTCCTTTTTCTCGCTAGTAGGCCCTCGCTTGATCGGCTCGCCAAACGATGGGGTAGTAAGTTTGGGGCGGATAAGATTGTTGGGGGTGAGACTTTTGAGCATGCGGTGCCTCTTATTCAGAATTTGAATAGTCAGGGGCTTCGGGTAACGGTGGATCATCTTGGGGAGTTTGTTTCTTCTGAAATAGAAGCGAAGGAGCGGACTCAGGAGTGCATCAATACCATTCGCATGATTAGTGCTCATCAACTAAATTCTCAGATGTCTTTGAAAGTCACTTCACTTGGTCTTGATATTAGCCATGATCTTGTATGGCGTAACATGATTGAGATTATGGAAGAAGCGGTGAAGCATGATGTATTCGTCACGATCGATATGGAAGATTCGACACGAACGGAGGCAACGCTTCAGCTTTATAAGGACCTGAAGAGAAAGTACGACAATATTGGAACGGTTGTTCAGTCTTATTTATACCGATCCGATCAAGATTTAGATGATTTAAATGAAGTAAAGCCGAATTTACGTCTTGTGAAAGGGGCGTATAAGGAAGCCGCGAAGGTTGCTTTTCCAGCGAAATCAGATGTGGATCATAACTTGAAGCAGCTGATAAAGAAACATTTATTGAATGGGAATTTTACAGCCATCGCTAGTCACGATGATGCCATCATTAACTTTACGAAAGAATTCGTGAAAGAGCATGATATTCCGAAAGATCAATTTGAGTTTCAAATGCTTTACGGCATGCGAAGCCAGAGTCAGCTAGATCTTCTAGCTGAAGGTTATGCGGTAAGAGTATACCTACCTTATGGGAACGATTGGTATGGGTATTTTATGCGGCGGTTGGCGGAACGACCTGCGAACATCGCCTTTGCTTTCAATGGAATCTTTAAAAAATAA
- a CDS encoding MFS transporter yields MNEKKFTKARWITIAATFLAFMGIGIVDPILPTIAEQIGANHWQVEMLFTAYILTMAIMMIPAGIFASRFGDKRMMVFGLFIVTVFALLCALSNGIASLSIFRAGWGFGNSMFFATAMTLLIALSKDPQKAVGYYEAAIGLGMAGGPLVGGVLGGYSWRFPFFATSILILAAFCLVLFFVFEPNGKQKRKPVGMSELKGLFSYKPFLTSALAAMLYYYGFFVVLAYTPLIIGLNAIQIGFVFFGWGLMLAYGSAILSHQLEKKFLPKKILPYSLLIFAILLALLFVVPSTPLLITVVIVSGLASGLNNALFTSYVMEVSPYERSITSGGYNFLRWLGAAIAPVLSGLIGQGVSAHAPFLVAAVLSAGGIGLMLMKPKPATLETEMSA; encoded by the coding sequence ATGAATGAAAAGAAATTCACGAAAGCAAGATGGATAACGATCGCCGCCACCTTCCTTGCGTTTATGGGTATCGGGATTGTCGATCCGATTCTTCCAACGATCGCAGAGCAAATTGGCGCGAACCACTGGCAGGTTGAAATGCTGTTTACTGCTTACATTTTGACAATGGCGATTATGATGATTCCAGCCGGTATTTTTGCAAGTCGATTTGGTGATAAGCGCATGATGGTATTTGGTTTATTCATCGTTACGGTCTTTGCACTGCTTTGCGCTCTTTCAAATGGAATCGCAAGCCTATCTATTTTTAGAGCAGGTTGGGGATTTGGTAATTCTATGTTCTTCGCGACAGCTATGACGCTTTTAATCGCTTTATCTAAAGACCCGCAAAAAGCCGTTGGCTACTATGAGGCAGCTATTGGACTTGGAATGGCGGGCGGACCACTTGTAGGTGGTGTTCTTGGTGGTTATTCATGGAGATTCCCTTTCTTTGCAACGTCCATCTTAATTCTAGCTGCATTCTGCCTTGTTCTATTCTTTGTGTTTGAACCAAATGGCAAACAAAAACGCAAACCTGTGGGAATGAGTGAGTTAAAAGGGCTTTTCTCATACAAGCCATTCCTAACTTCCGCTCTTGCAGCAATGCTTTATTACTATGGATTTTTTGTAGTTCTGGCTTATACGCCACTAATTATCGGACTTAATGCGATTCAAATTGGATTTGTCTTCTTTGGCTGGGGATTAATGCTCGCCTATGGATCAGCCATATTAAGTCACCAGCTTGAGAAGAAGTTTCTACCTAAGAAGATTCTTCCGTATAGCTTATTGATTTTTGCTATCTTACTAGCACTATTATTTGTTGTTCCATCAACACCTCTTCTGATTACTGTCGTGATCGTCTCAGGTCTTGCTTCTGGACTAAATAACGCGTTATTTACAAGCTACGTTATGGAGGTTTCTCCATATGAAAGAAGCATTACGTCAGGAGGATACAACTTCCTCCGCTGGCTCGGTGCTGCCATTGCTCCTGTTCTTTCCGGTTTGATTGGTCAAGGAGTATCAGCTCACGCACCGTTCCTCGTTGCAGCAGTCCTTAGTGCTGGAGGAATCGGATTAATGCTAATGAAGCCTAAGCCGGCTACGTTAGAAACTGAAATGAGTGCATAA
- a CDS encoding PucR family transcriptional regulator — MVEAKERILEATDIHKATEMISVATNKPVIIENKNFELISYSTASESFDQTQQKTILYKKCPVFIIDRLKKEGIVQQLENNEAPIRIAPIEEIGFYQRIVVKAIYEERTMGYLWVQETNSPLTEEEVAFLTEITPHIGKLIHDSYQKGKEHEGKQEKLLWNVLLHEYESENQMRRKAQVASLPLPERFSVLVMSIAEPTQEPLLNEVLELLSRFKRHKIQVLKTELQIVAVISGDKNRKGSAFENSRELIEYVKSALTHEEFYSFLIGIGKEYTELIEMRKSFLEALEVIETADFIGPRPDVMPREFSKLGVYRYLAALYEKNNTEHYFNQNLLNLMEKDSVSHSSLLKTLEVYLSNNGKGKSTAAELFIHPNTLNYRMKQIQDLTDIDFDDFNMKSHIYIELLLLNNIPSYYNRYLSAVEEQKSTAK; from the coding sequence ATGGTAGAAGCAAAAGAGCGCATTCTTGAAGCGACAGATATTCATAAAGCGACTGAAATGATCAGTGTCGCAACGAATAAGCCGGTCATTATTGAAAACAAAAACTTTGAACTCATTTCATATAGCACGGCATCGGAGAGCTTTGATCAAACGCAGCAAAAGACGATTCTCTATAAGAAATGTCCAGTGTTTATTATTGATCGTTTGAAAAAAGAAGGGATCGTTCAGCAGCTTGAGAACAACGAAGCTCCGATCCGGATTGCTCCAATTGAGGAAATTGGTTTTTATCAACGTATTGTTGTGAAAGCCATTTATGAAGAGCGGACAATGGGATATCTTTGGGTGCAAGAAACGAATAGTCCTCTGACGGAAGAAGAGGTTGCTTTTCTTACTGAAATCACACCTCACATTGGAAAGCTTATTCATGATTCTTATCAAAAAGGGAAAGAACATGAAGGGAAGCAGGAGAAATTGCTTTGGAACGTACTCCTTCATGAATATGAAAGTGAAAATCAAATGAGGCGTAAAGCCCAGGTGGCGAGCTTGCCATTACCTGAGCGTTTTTCCGTACTCGTCATGTCAATTGCTGAGCCTACTCAGGAGCCTTTGTTAAATGAAGTTCTCGAGCTTTTATCCCGTTTTAAGAGGCATAAAATTCAAGTTCTGAAAACTGAGCTTCAAATCGTTGCTGTTATTTCAGGTGATAAAAATAGAAAAGGCTCAGCTTTTGAAAATAGCCGAGAGCTTATAGAGTATGTAAAAAGTGCGTTAACTCATGAAGAATTTTATTCTTTCTTGATTGGGATTGGGAAAGAATATACGGAGCTCATTGAGATGAGGAAGAGCTTCTTGGAAGCATTAGAAGTGATTGAGACAGCTGACTTCATTGGTCCAAGGCCAGATGTCATGCCACGTGAGTTCTCAAAGCTTGGCGTCTACCGATATCTTGCCGCCCTATATGAGAAAAACAATACGGAGCATTATTTTAATCAGAATTTGCTTAACTTGATGGAAAAGGATTCGGTTAGTCATTCCAGTTTGTTAAAGACGCTAGAAGTGTATTTATCGAACAACGGTAAGGGGAAAAGCACCGCGGCTGAGCTATTTATCCACCCAAACACGCTGAACTATCGCATGAAGCAGATTCAGGACTTAACGGATATTGATTTTGATGATTTTAATATGAAAAGTCACATATATATCGAGTTGTTGTTGCTAAACAACATACCGTCTTACTATAATCGGTACCTTTCTGCAGTAGAGGAACAGAAAAGTACTGCGAAGTAG
- a CDS encoding sodium:solute symporter family protein, producing MEITHNPNLLWFVIAYGILMVGLGIYFSKKVSNSEDFILAGKGLGALVLTGTLLATWTGSGSISGGETSMAYSYGIIPAFLMAIPTIVGILILYIIAPRIRAFGKYTVSSILEEKYGSFARTLAGIIIILAYVGIVSYQMKGFGFILNLTTGISVETGTIIGAALIIFLATIGGLRSVAPTDAVSAILMVVGLGITLPTIFIIAGGWDSILANVPKEHLTFSGQLSNIQLLGYLLPSLFLLLADQNMYQRLASSSGDRSSKKAQIGWLVAMLLISPTISLIAFAARSIFPDIDPGMALMATTVVMPTFVGGILLTAATAFIITTGNSYLLSAATNVTYDLYGKYLKKDATDKQLLVMTKWFIVILGVLAYVIISFFPTVLSVQMYAYTVYGAGITPAVLAVFFWKRVNLYGGVSSMIAGVVTTLVWEIPLAKPFELNSVLFAVPVAVIVLIVVTLLTTNKTKSV from the coding sequence ATGGAAATTACACACAATCCTAACCTTCTATGGTTTGTTATCGCTTATGGCATTCTCATGGTGGGACTTGGAATTTATTTCTCTAAAAAAGTGTCAAATAGTGAGGATTTTATTCTCGCTGGTAAAGGACTTGGTGCTCTAGTATTAACGGGTACACTGCTAGCAACCTGGACAGGTAGTGGAAGCATCTCAGGTGGCGAAACGTCCATGGCATATAGCTATGGCATTATTCCTGCGTTTCTTATGGCCATTCCAACGATAGTAGGTATCTTGATTCTTTATATCATTGCTCCAAGAATCCGAGCATTTGGGAAATATACTGTATCTTCAATTCTTGAGGAAAAATACGGTTCATTCGCGAGGACGCTGGCAGGCATTATCATTATTCTTGCCTATGTAGGAATTGTTTCCTATCAGATGAAAGGGTTTGGTTTCATTCTGAATCTGACAACAGGTATTTCAGTTGAAACAGGTACTATTATCGGTGCTGCTCTTATCATCTTCCTAGCAACGATTGGTGGATTACGCTCGGTAGCTCCTACTGACGCTGTAAGTGCCATTTTAATGGTTGTCGGGCTAGGAATTACATTACCAACCATATTTATTATTGCTGGTGGTTGGGACAGCATCCTGGCGAATGTACCAAAAGAACACTTAACATTTAGCGGCCAGCTATCGAACATTCAATTATTAGGTTATTTATTACCTTCTCTCTTTCTATTATTGGCTGACCAAAACATGTATCAGCGGTTGGCTTCATCAAGTGGAGATCGTTCATCGAAAAAAGCCCAAATTGGTTGGCTCGTGGCGATGCTTCTGATTTCTCCAACAATTAGTTTAATCGCTTTTGCAGCACGTTCTATCTTCCCTGATATTGATCCAGGGATGGCACTGATGGCAACAACTGTCGTGATGCCAACGTTTGTCGGGGGAATTTTATTAACAGCAGCAACAGCATTTATTATCACTACAGGTAACTCTTACCTTCTTTCTGCCGCTACAAACGTCACGTATGATCTGTACGGAAAATATTTAAAAAAGGATGCGACTGATAAGCAGTTGTTAGTCATGACCAAATGGTTCATCGTCATCCTCGGGGTTCTTGCTTATGTCATTATTAGCTTCTTCCCTACAGTATTATCTGTTCAAATGTATGCTTATACCGTTTACGGAGCTGGTATTACTCCTGCCGTATTAGCTGTCTTCTTCTGGAAACGCGTCAACCTTTATGGCGGTGTATCCTCTATGATCGCCGGTGTGGTGACAACGCTTGTTTGGGAAATCCCACTTGCAAAACCATTTGAACTAAATAGTGTTCTTTTCGCTGTTCCAGTAGCTGTTATCGTATTAATTGTCGTAACATTATTAACGACAAATAAAACAAAGTCTGTATAA
- a CDS encoding TetR/AcrR family transcriptional regulator — MKEKEDPRVTRTRKLLQDAFIHLMAVKEYEKITIADITKEATVNRATFYLHYQDKEELLLQTVDEMLRQLFGEALTIPPGNLPIDDLQRYIAEHIFSSIAEYDKFFHVMLIKKGMPNFLDHMRSFFFDFYDNRIAKGRFDPLPLPSEVIASYIASAYTGMISWWLENDMPYTPKEMAEQMIQLNQKGPTGILKMHVRKRE, encoded by the coding sequence ATGAAAGAGAAAGAAGACCCACGTGTTACCCGAACACGAAAGCTCTTACAGGATGCGTTTATCCACCTAATGGCAGTAAAAGAATATGAGAAAATTACAATTGCTGATATTACTAAAGAAGCGACTGTTAATCGCGCTACTTTTTATTTGCATTATCAGGATAAAGAAGAGTTACTACTTCAAACGGTTGATGAAATGCTGAGGCAGCTTTTTGGCGAGGCGCTGACGATCCCACCTGGTAATTTACCAATTGATGATTTGCAACGATATATTGCAGAGCACATTTTCTCAAGCATTGCCGAATATGATAAGTTTTTTCACGTCATGTTAATCAAAAAAGGAATGCCGAACTTTCTTGATCATATGCGTAGCTTTTTCTTTGATTTCTATGACAATCGAATTGCGAAAGGAAGGTTCGATCCTTTGCCGTTACCAAGTGAAGTCATCGCAAGCTATATCGCTTCTGCGTATACAGGAATGATTTCCTGGTGGCTTGAAAATGACATGCCCTACACACCAAAGGAGATGGCTGAGCAAATGATTCAGTTGAATCAGAAGGGACCAACTGGGATTTTGAAGATGCATGTGAGGAAGCGAGAGTAG